The DNA segment CGTCAAGTCTTTTACGAGGCTCGCATACTCATCTTTCGGTATTTTATTGAGATTGAGTTTCTTCTCGATTGACTCTTTCTGCGGAATGATGGCACGAAGGCCTTCGTCGATGCTTTTGTCGACACCCCGCGGGGTGATGTCGTGCGCTTCGTTATATTTTTGCTGAATATCACGTCGGCGATTCGTTTCGCTGATTGCGCGCTTCATGCTGTCGGTCATGACATCGCCGTACATAATCACCGTGCCGTCGACATGCCTGGCAGCTCGTCCAATTGTCTGTATGAGGCTCCGCTCACTCCTCAAAAATCCTTCTTTGTCCGCGTCGATAATTGCCACGAGTGATACCTCTGGCAGATCAAGCCCTTCACGAAGTAGGTTGATTCCAACCAACACATCGTATACTCCCATGCGCAAATCACGCAAAATGTCACCTCGCTCCAATGTATCAATATCGCTGTGGATATAAGCCGTCTTAATACCAAGATCGATGAGATGTGCCGATAGATCCTCGGCCATTCGCTTAGTCAGTGTCGTGACAAGAACACGCTGCTGCTTTGCAGTTCGTTCACGTATCTCGGAGATCAAATCGTCTATCTGACCTTTGGTTGGGCGTACTTGTATCTCGGGGTCAAGCAACCCTGTCGGTCGAATCACCTGCTGAGCTGGGGTCGGGCTATGCTCCAGCTCGTAGTCCGCTGGTGTTGCCGAGACGTAAATAACTTGATTAATGTGTTTTTCAAACTCATCAAAACGAAGCGGTCGGTTGTCGAGCGCGCTCGGTAGCCGGAAACCGTGTTCGACGAGCACTTCTTTGCGGGCGCGGTCACCATTGAACATACCTCTCACTTGAGGCAGCGTCACATGGCTCTCGTCGACAAAAAGCAAAAAATCATCGGGGAAATAATCGAGCAATGTGGCGGGCTGCTCACCTGGCTCACGATCAGTCAGGTAGCGGCTATAGTTTTCAATTCCCTTAACAAATCCTGTTTCCTCTAGCATTTCAAGATCAAACTTTGTTCGCTGCGACAAGCGCTGTGCTTCGAGATATTTGTCATGCGTCTCAAACCACGCCAGTCGCTCGTCAAACTCTTTTTTGATGCCTTCGATTGCTCGTTCCACTTTTTGCTTTGGAGTGACGTAGTGGCTTGAAGGAAAAATCGAAACGGCTTCTGGCTCAGAAATTATTTCGCCAGTAAGCGGATCGATCGTTGTGATGCGTTCAACTTCGTCTCCAAAAAACTCTATTCGTACCGCAATATCACTCCCAGCCGGAAAAACATCCACCACATCACCACGCACCCGAAATGTGCCCCGAGCAAAATCTATGTCATTTCGCTTGTACTGAATGTCAGTCAACTGGCGAACAAACTTATCCTGGAGACGCCGTTCTCCGCGCACGATTTTCATCGACATCTCAGCATAATCATCTGGCGAACCGATACCATAGATGCAGCTGACACTCGCCACAATAATGCAATCTCGGCGCGTTAAAAGCGCACTTGTCGCCGCGTGGCGCAAACGATCGATTTCTTCATTGATGGCCGAATCTTTTTCGATGTACGTGTCACTGCTCGCAATATATGCCTCGGGCTGATAATAATCAAAGTAACTGACAAAATAATGCACTTCGTTATCAGGGAAAAACTGCTTGAACTCACTAAATAATTGCGCTGCAAGCGTCTTGTTGTGGGCCAATACTAGTATCGGTACATTTCGCTTGGCAATGATATTTGCCATGGTGAAAGTTTTGCCACTCCCCGTCACACCGAGTAGGGTTTGTTGACGCGTTCCTGCGTCGAGTCCGGCCAGCAATTGAGTAATAGCCGTCGGCTGATCCCCAGTCGGTTTATAGGGCGAAGAAAGCTGAAATATATCCACTCAACTATTATACGCGATCGAGCTTACTTGTAGTGAGCACTACGGAGAATATCGTAGGCCTTGTTCATGTCACTTGTGTTCAGGCTGTCAAACGCAGCAGTTTTCGTATCGTATTTTGGTAAACTCGATGTTCCACCAAATCCTACCGAGCTAAATGAAAGCTGGCCATGTGCGCCATTACCATAATCCAGTTTCTTACCGCTAATGAGTGGCGTATACCCAAATCCACAGTTCTGCGTTTCGCCCAAGTTTGTTAGTTCTTTTGCAGTAGTAAGGTACATCCCTGCATGGTATTTTCCATCAATACCCTTGCTTACTACTCGAACGGCGTACGCTCTGTCATCTGACCATTCATCCGCATAGCCCGTTAGCTTCGTCGTATACACCGACATCACTGAGAGGGGCGATTTATCTTCATCTGAGCATACGCCGCCAATACCGCTAATCCCTGATTCTAGACCCAACACTTTTGTGCCAGTTTCGTTTCGTATTTCAAGACGATCTATCTTGTACTCTCCTGATAACCGTCCGTCTGTAGGCTGCCCAAGATCAACCACCTTCCAGGTGTCCGGCATAGTGAAGCAGAGCTGCTCATACGTAGCGCAATATTCTTTCGAAACAACAGTAGTTTTTACTTCGTCCGATTTTGTTGTGTTTGAAACTGTATTTGTTTGTGTGGTTGATTGTTTGACGATGAAGTTTTGGTAAAATACCACACCGAGTGCCGCCACAAGCGCAACCACAAGGCCGACGATTATGATGACGTGTGCGCTACCGTGTTGGTCATATCTATTGCTCATTTCACTCATGTATCCTATTTATGCTTTTACCATTAGTATACTCTTCGTAATAATGATTACAATTATCCTCTCCGTTTGGTATGAATTTCATCGGGAGCTATCTCGTCGCGTGCATAATCAACATCATGAAAATCAGCGTAATGTTTATCGAGCGCCTCTACTACTTTTGATACGAGTCGTTTTGGATCGGTATCGTATATGACATCCTTTGCTCCTGGAGCTTCGATATATTTGAGAAGCGTTGCGGCATAATCAGCAAGTCCACCGCTGCCGAGCAAAATACCGCATACCTTTCGACTTTCGAGGGCGGTCGCAAACTCGTGCAAGCTTCCCATACGACCACCGACGGTGATAACCGCATCCGCGCTACGCACGAGATGTACATCACGACCGACGTATTCCATACTGGTA comes from the Candidatus Saccharimonas aalborgensis genome and includes:
- the uvrB gene encoding excinuclease ABC subunit UvrB, with protein sequence MDIFQLSSPYKPTGDQPTAITQLLAGLDAGTRQQTLLGVTGSGKTFTMANIIAKRNVPILVLAHNKTLAAQLFSEFKQFFPDNEVHYFVSYFDYYQPEAYIASSDTYIEKDSAINEEIDRLRHAATSALLTRRDCIIVASVSCIYGIGSPDDYAEMSMKIVRGERRLQDKFVRQLTDIQYKRNDIDFARGTFRVRGDVVDVFPAGSDIAVRIEFFGDEVERITTIDPLTGEIISEPEAVSIFPSSHYVTPKQKVERAIEGIKKEFDERLAWFETHDKYLEAQRLSQRTKFDLEMLEETGFVKGIENYSRYLTDREPGEQPATLLDYFPDDFLLFVDESHVTLPQVRGMFNGDRARKEVLVEHGFRLPSALDNRPLRFDEFEKHINQVIYVSATPADYELEHSPTPAQQVIRPTGLLDPEIQVRPTKGQIDDLISEIRERTAKQQRVLVTTLTKRMAEDLSAHLIDLGIKTAYIHSDIDTLERGDILRDLRMGVYDVLVGINLLREGLDLPEVSLVAIIDADKEGFLRSERSLIQTIGRAARHVDGTVIMYGDVMTDSMKRAISETNRRRDIQQKYNEAHDITPRGVDKSIDEGLRAIIPQKESIEKKLNLNKIPKDEYASLVKDLTGQMSLASANLEFERAAELRDLIAEIKGKMK
- a CDS encoding SLOG cluster 4 domain-containing protein, producing MKYQICVSGAASGETVKEAHDLAYALGAEIAKAGKTLLTGATVGLPHYAAQGFFSVKNSKGVSIGFSPASSYREHVATYRLPTKEFDYINFTSMEYVGRDVHLVRSADAVITVGGRMGSLHEFATALESRKVCGILLGSGGLADYAATLLKYIEAPGAKDVIYDTDPKRLVSKVVEALDKHYADFHDVDYARDEIAPDEIHTKRRG